The following proteins are encoded in a genomic region of Brachypodium distachyon strain Bd21 chromosome 1, Brachypodium_distachyon_v3.0, whole genome shotgun sequence:
- the LOC100824765 gene encoding uncharacterized protein LOC100824765, with amino-acid sequence MGADGVRALACFLCVSVSRRRRRTARLVLWGGEARAAKHGELAGQVMLDFSGSVVCLADGFYIGRPAPVLAIEDRLAAGATYLVLPVDRLPQGCDPVTAASLAALSYGRAGPASIAGGPKSPFEYVKGDDGRTVIKVTPEFIVGAITARPGVVVGGDNGEMDGACRGGLCSTPELRKHYEQLVGAGRGRAWSPRLDTIKERKGRRINMAAVSPGRFSPVAVRLLGLAKGER; translated from the coding sequence ATGGGCGCTGACGGTGTGCGCGCCCTGGCGTGCTTCTTGTGCGTGTCGGTctcgcggcgtcggcggcggacggcgaggCTGGTGCTGTGGGGAGGGGAAGCGCGGGCGGCGAAGCACGGGGAGCTGGCGGGGCAGGTGATGCTGGACTTCTCGGGAAGCGTGGTGTGCCTTGCCGACGGGTTCTACATCGGGCGGCCGGCGCCCGTGCTGGCCATCGAGGACCGGCTGGCCGCGGGCGCCACGTACCTCGTGCTCCCCGTGGACCGGCTCCCGCAGGGCTGCGACCCCGTGACGGCCGCGTCCCTGGCCGCGCTGTCCtacggccgggccgggccggcgtcCATCGCCGGCGGGCCCAAGAGCCCGTTCGAGTACGTCAAGGGCGACGACGGAAGGACGGTCATCAAGGTCACGCCCGAGTTCATCGTCGGGGCCATCACCGCCAGACCaggcgtcgtcgtcgggggTGATAATGGCGAGATGGACGGCGCGTGCCGCGGAGGGCTCTGTAGCACGCCGGAGCTGAGGAAGCACTACGAGCAGCTCGTGGGGGCCGGGAGGGGGAGGGCATGGTCGCCGCGGCTCGACACCATCAAGGAGCGAAAGGGCAGGCGGATCAATATGGCGGCGGTGAGCCCCGGGAGGTTCTCGCCTGTGGCGGTCAGGCTGCTAGGGCTGGCAAAAGGAGAAAGATAG